One Streptomyces sp. L2 genomic window carries:
- a CDS encoding ABC transporter permease yields MSTSPRRRPEGEHEVEGLAFRDEGEGSAFRDEGGGLALPDEAGQEAPPPRQRPPARRLTWQQLTVRPAFLVAVLLATWLWFQQAHLDTISENALSDGKVSKALWQHVKLTVISTFFVLIIAIPLGIVLTRRAFRKATPVAVAFANMGQATPAIGLLALLVIWLGTGTKAPLIGIIIYAVLPVLSNTIAGLKANDPTLLEAARGIGMSPFGVLTRIELPLAVPLILAGVRTALVLNVGTATLATFGGGGGLGTLITTGITTQRMPVLVLGSVLTVALALLVDWLAALTEILLRPRGLEVGA; encoded by the coding sequence ATGAGCACGTCCCCGCGGCGGCGCCCCGAGGGCGAGCACGAGGTCGAGGGGCTCGCGTTCCGCGACGAGGGCGAGGGGAGCGCGTTCCGCGACGAGGGCGGTGGGCTCGCACTCCCGGACGAGGCCGGGCAGGAGGCCCCTCCCCCGCGGCAGCGCCCGCCGGCCCGGCGGCTGACCTGGCAGCAGCTGACCGTCCGGCCCGCGTTCCTCGTCGCCGTCCTGCTGGCCACCTGGCTGTGGTTTCAGCAGGCGCACCTGGACACGATCTCGGAGAACGCCCTCTCGGACGGCAAGGTCTCCAAGGCGCTGTGGCAGCACGTGAAGCTGACGGTGATCTCGACGTTCTTCGTGCTGATCATCGCGATCCCGCTGGGCATCGTGCTCACCCGGCGGGCGTTCCGCAAGGCCACCCCGGTCGCCGTGGCGTTCGCCAACATGGGCCAGGCGACCCCGGCGATCGGCCTGCTCGCCCTGCTGGTGATCTGGCTGGGCACGGGGACGAAGGCGCCGCTGATCGGCATCATCATCTACGCCGTGCTGCCCGTGCTGTCCAACACCATCGCCGGGCTGAAGGCCAACGACCCCACGCTGCTGGAGGCGGCCCGCGGCATCGGCATGTCCCCGTTCGGCGTGCTCACCCGTATCGAACTCCCCCTCGCCGTACCGCTGATCCTCGCGGGCGTCCGGACGGCCCTGGTGCTCAACGTGGGTACGGCGACGCTGGCGACCTTCGGCGGGGGCGGCGGTCTGGGGACGCTGATCACCACGGGCATCACCACGCAGCGCATGCCGGTCCTGGTGCTGGGCTCGGTCCTCACCGTGGCGCTGGCCCTCCTGGTGGACTGGCTGGCCGCCCTCACGGAGATCCTGCTCCGGCCGCGCGGTCTGGAGGTGGGCGCGTGA